Within Enterobacter sp. RHBSTW-00175, the genomic segment ACTGAATACGCGTTGCGCCATCCGCAACTGGTGTATCAATAATGAATTCGTCGATGCCCCACTGCTGGTGCAGCGCGTTAAGTTGTGCCAGTACCGATTCCGCCGTCCCCGCCAGCAAAGACTGCGCGCGACGAGCAATACGTACCGGCTCGCTCCCGGCCTGGCGGGCAAAGGCATAGGCCTGCTCTTCGCTTGCTACGGTCACACGCTGACCATTTGCCAGCTCAACACCCCACACTTCCACTTTTTGCGCCAGGGCATCGGCCTGGGTCTGCGAAGAGGCAACAATCACCTGTACCGCAACGATGACGTCACGGGCGCTGTTAGCACGCCAGGTTGCAATCACATTGCGCAGCAGGTCGGGATCACCGTTCAGGTGCGCGGCAAAGACAAAATGCCAGTCAAGTTTTGCCGCTAACAGCGCGCTTTCGGTGCTCGCTCCCAGCAGGAATCCCTGAGCCGGAACCTGTGGCAGCGGCGTGGCACGCACGGCATCATCCTGCGACGGGTTTTCATTGCGTAACCAGCCATCCAGTTGCGTCAGTTGGTCGGCAAAACTGCCCTTTTGTTGCGGGTTCTGACCCTGCTGTAACGCACGGGTAGAGAGCGGCAGGCCGCCGGGGGCTTTACCCACGCCCAGATCCACGCGTCCGGGAGCAATAGCCGCCAGGACGTTAAAGTTTTCCGCCACTTTGTACGGGCTGTAATGCTGGAGCATGACGCCGCCAGAACCAACGCGAATGCGCTTTGTTTGCCCGAGGATCCAGGCAATCAGCAGCTCCGGCGAGGGGCTGGCCAGTTGAGGAGTATTGTGGTGTTCGGCAATCCAGAAGCGGTGATAACCCAGGTTTTCTGCCTGTTGGGCCAGGCTTAAGGTGCGCGCCAGCGCATCGGCCGCCGTTTCATTTTCGGCTATAGGGCTTTTATCCAGAATGCTGATTCGCCAGGACATGTTGTTATCTCGTTTGACTTAACATGTCGTCATTATTAAAGGCGGATTTCACCACTGAGAAACAATTAATTTACATTTGGATTGCCGGAAACTGGGAATGCAAAACCCTTTTCAGACTGTGCCTTTAGCGAAGAAATCAGCGTTTCCGCGTCCTGTCGCCGGGTGATGCGCACAAAACGGATATGGTCATATTGCGGGTTTCGCATATCAGCTTCGTAACGTTCGCGGTTACTGCGCCAGGTTTTGATTGTCCAGATGATGATGGATTTACGGCTGAAAAACGATCGACGAAAACTTTCACAATTTCCCGTGCCGGGCCACAGCTCCTGTTTATGCCACGCGCGCCTGAATGCTCTGCTCACAGCCTGATACAGGGTGCGGGTAAACCCGTAATCCACCCACACCACCAGATCCACATTGCGCCACTTAACGGGGCGCGTACGGTTATAGTTGCCGTCTAACACCCAGTTCTCAGTGGCGGTTAAGGTGTTTTCAAGCTTAGTCCACAGCGCGTCGTCCTCTGTTCCCTGCCAGTTCGGGCGCCAGTAAAGCTGGTCCATCTCAATGTACGGGATAGCAAGCTCGGCGGCGATCCGCCTTGCAAGCGTACTTTTTCCGCTCCCGCTGGTACCAATCAAATTGATTTTCACCGTTCCTCCTGGTCTGTAAGAAGAAAAACTGAGCAAATCATAGCGTTTAAATCCTGTTAATAAAACGCTATTTCGGATTATCAGTTTACCCGGGGAGTCTAC encodes:
- a CDS encoding MsnO8 family LLM class oxidoreductase; its protein translation is MSWRISILDKSPIAENETAADALARTLSLAQQAENLGYHRFWIAEHHNTPQLASPSPELLIAWILGQTKRIRVGSGGVMLQHYSPYKVAENFNVLAAIAPGRVDLGVGKAPGGLPLSTRALQQGQNPQQKGSFADQLTQLDGWLRNENPSQDDAVRATPLPQVPAQGFLLGASTESALLAAKLDWHFVFAAHLNGDPDLLRNVIATWRANSARDVIVAVQVIVASSQTQADALAQKVEVWGVELANGQRVTVASEEQAYAFARQAGSEPVRIARRAQSLLAGTAESVLAQLNALHQQWGIDEFIIDTPVADGATRIQSLRLLAQARLNKEVTA
- a CDS encoding AAA family ATPase; protein product: MKINLIGTSGSGKSTLARRIAAELAIPYIEMDQLYWRPNWQGTEDDALWTKLENTLTATENWVLDGNYNRTRPVKWRNVDLVVWVDYGFTRTLYQAVSRAFRRAWHKQELWPGTGNCESFRRSFFSRKSIIIWTIKTWRSNRERYEADMRNPQYDHIRFVRITRRQDAETLISSLKAQSEKGFAFPVSGNPNVN